A portion of the Acidisoma sp. PAMC 29798 genome contains these proteins:
- the pyrH gene encoding UMP kinase, translating into MDGQPLYKRVLLKLSGEALMGPGEYGLDTQTMVQIAQDIGAVVAMGVEVCLVIGGGNIFRGVRGAAAGMDRAQADYMGMLATVMNALAMQSALERAGLPTRVQSAIPMASLCEPYIRRRAQRHMEKGRIVIFAAGTGNPFFTTDTAAALRAAEMGCEALLKGTQVDGVYSADPHKIPDAKRYDTLTYLDVLSQDLAVMDAAAISLARESHLPILVFNLHRVGAFASVMRGEGAYTMIRDV; encoded by the coding sequence ATGGACGGTCAGCCTCTCTATAAGCGCGTGCTCCTCAAGCTCTCGGGTGAGGCGCTGATGGGGCCTGGCGAATATGGGCTCGATACCCAGACCATGGTTCAAATCGCCCAGGATATCGGCGCTGTTGTCGCCATGGGCGTCGAAGTCTGCCTCGTCATCGGTGGCGGTAATATCTTCCGGGGCGTGCGCGGTGCTGCGGCTGGTATGGATCGCGCCCAGGCCGATTACATGGGCATGCTCGCCACGGTGATGAATGCCCTCGCCATGCAGAGCGCGCTGGAGCGGGCAGGGCTGCCCACGCGGGTGCAATCCGCCATCCCCATGGCCAGCCTCTGCGAGCCCTATATTCGCAGGCGCGCCCAGCGCCACATGGAAAAGGGCCGGATCGTGATCTTCGCGGCGGGCACCGGCAACCCCTTCTTCACGACCGATACGGCCGCCGCCTTGCGCGCCGCTGAGATGGGCTGTGAGGCTCTGCTCAAGGGCACTCAGGTCGATGGTGTCTATTCCGCCGATCCCCATAAGATCCCAGATGCGAAGCGCTACGACACGCTGACCTATCTGGACGTGCTGTCCCAGGATCTGGCTGTGATGGATGCGGCGGCGATCAGCCTGGCGCGGGAAAGCCACCTCCCGATCCTGGTGTTCAACCTTCACCGCGTGGGGGCCTTCGCCTCGGTCATGCGGGGCGAGGGTGCCTATACGATGATTCGCGACGTCTGA
- the uppS gene encoding polyprenyl diphosphate synthase, whose protein sequence is MASDLSTAAIRAEAPRAKAGGGAAAVPCHVALIMDGNGRWAKARGLPRVAGHHAGAKAVRRCIEAAIDSGIEWLTLYAFSSENWRRPAAEVTDLTTLLRQYLRSELKELGENGVRFRVIGERGRFSPELRAEFDRAERHTADNRRLNLTIALSYGGRTDILAAARDVARAAKAGEIDPETLDEDGFCRFLSTSAMPDPDLLIRTSGEQRLSNFLLWECAYAELVFLDVLWPDFCAQDLTVALAEFGRRERRYGANVD, encoded by the coding sequence ATGGCCTCTGACCTGTCGACCGCCGCGATACGGGCGGAGGCGCCTCGTGCAAAAGCCGGTGGCGGCGCCGCCGCAGTGCCGTGCCATGTCGCCCTCATCATGGACGGCAATGGGCGTTGGGCGAAGGCGCGGGGCCTGCCGCGCGTCGCGGGCCATCATGCCGGCGCCAAGGCAGTGCGGCGTTGCATCGAGGCCGCGATCGACTCCGGGATCGAATGGCTGACGCTCTATGCCTTCAGCAGTGAGAATTGGCGCCGGCCTGCCGCGGAGGTGACCGACCTCACGACTCTCCTGCGGCAATATCTTCGCAGCGAACTCAAGGAATTGGGTGAGAACGGCGTGCGCTTTCGGGTGATCGGGGAGCGTGGGCGTTTTTCACCCGAACTGCGCGCTGAGTTCGACCGCGCCGAGCGGCACACCGCCGACAACCGTCGCCTGAATTTGACGATCGCCCTGTCCTATGGCGGCCGGACCGATATCCTGGCCGCCGCGCGCGATGTCGCCCGTGCCGCCAAGGCCGGTGAGATCGATCCGGAGACGTTGGACGAGGATGGTTTCTGCCGCTTCCTCTCGACCTCCGCGATGCCTGATCCCGATCTTCTGATCCGCACCAGTGGCGAGCAGCGGCTGTCCAACTTTCTGCTGTGGGAATGCGCCTATGCCGAGCTGGTCTTCCTCGATGTGCTGTGGCCGGATTTCTGCGCCCAGGATCTGACGGTCGCCCTGGCGGAATTCGGACGGCGAGAGCGGCGCTACGGTGCCAACGTCGACTGA
- a CDS encoding phosphatidate cytidylyltransferase has translation MPTSTDRAAGANDPKRGRRWGDLGKRISSAAILAPLALACLWLGKGPWALLVALGAAGCAAEWAGMNGDEPRRWPVILLPVGMGAVPIVAMAAGAPAALFLAACLAALGYVLFGRDRHALWLVAGFVYVAPAAIAMVRLRHVPLVGRWDMLFLVLIIWSSDIGAYLVGRLVGGPKLAPQISPGKTRSGAIGGLLAAGLVGYGVALWAGGPIAVAHCVLIAVILGAASQIGDLLESGLKRHFGVKDSGRSIPGHGGLLDRLDGMLTAAPVAALVAAAIGEGVLLWQ, from the coding sequence GTGCCAACGTCGACTGACCGCGCCGCCGGGGCGAACGACCCGAAGCGTGGCCGGCGATGGGGTGACCTTGGCAAGCGCATCAGTTCCGCCGCCATCCTGGCGCCGCTGGCCTTGGCCTGCCTTTGGCTTGGTAAGGGACCATGGGCGCTTCTGGTCGCCCTTGGTGCGGCCGGATGTGCGGCCGAATGGGCGGGGATGAACGGCGATGAACCGCGCCGATGGCCCGTGATCCTGCTGCCTGTGGGCATGGGTGCCGTTCCGATCGTGGCCATGGCCGCCGGCGCGCCCGCCGCCCTTTTTCTGGCCGCCTGTCTCGCGGCACTCGGGTACGTGCTGTTCGGACGGGACCGCCATGCGCTTTGGCTGGTCGCCGGTTTCGTCTATGTCGCTCCGGCGGCGATCGCCATGGTCCGGCTGCGGCATGTGCCGCTGGTCGGGCGGTGGGATATGCTGTTCCTGGTGCTCATCATTTGGTCGAGCGATATCGGCGCCTATCTGGTCGGCCGTCTGGTCGGCGGCCCGAAGCTCGCGCCCCAGATCTCGCCCGGTAAAACCCGCTCAGGCGCAATCGGCGGCCTATTGGCGGCCGGTCTCGTTGGCTATGGCGTCGCACTCTGGGCGGGCGGGCCCATCGCGGTGGCGCATTGCGTGCTGATTGCCGTCATTTTGGGCGCCGCTTCGCAGATCGGCGACTTGCTCGAAAGCGGGCTCAAGCGGCATTTCGGGGTCAAGGATTCGGGTCGCTCGATTCCAGGGCATGGCGGTTTGCTCGATAGGCTGGATGGCATGTTGACCGCAGCGCCCGTGGCGGCGCTTGTCGCCGCCGCCATCGGAGAGGGAGTATTACTGTGGCAATGA
- the rpsB gene encoding 30S ribosomal protein S2: protein MAMPDFTLRQLLEAGVHFGHHTRRWNPAMAPYLFGIRNQVHIIDLQQTVPLLDRALRAVRDTTANGGRVLFVGTKRAAADHVAESARRCGQYYVNHRWLGGMLTNWKTITASIKRLRQIEEMIGGGEIHGLTKKEVLEITRDQEKLERALGGIKEMGGLPDILFIIDTNKEKLAVQEANKLGIPVIAVLDSNSDPAGVTYPIPGNDDAIRAIMLYCELISGAVLDGISAEMAASGRDIGADEELPEVLLPDGASEILIEPAMEASPETAEFEPVSDATLIETASETVPETANA from the coding sequence ATGGCGATGCCCGATTTCACTTTGCGTCAATTGCTTGAGGCAGGCGTCCACTTCGGACATCACACCCGCCGCTGGAACCCGGCCATGGCGCCGTATCTGTTCGGTATCCGCAATCAGGTCCATATCATCGATCTGCAGCAGACCGTGCCGTTGCTGGACCGCGCTCTGCGCGCCGTTCGCGACACCACGGCCAATGGCGGCCGTGTGCTGTTCGTCGGCACCAAGCGCGCCGCTGCCGACCATGTGGCCGAGTCCGCTCGCCGTTGCGGCCAGTATTACGTCAACCACCGTTGGCTCGGCGGCATGCTGACCAACTGGAAGACCATCACCGCCAGCATCAAGCGCTTGCGCCAGATCGAGGAAATGATCGGCGGCGGCGAAATCCACGGCCTCACCAAGAAAGAGGTCCTGGAGATCACGCGCGACCAGGAGAAGCTGGAGCGTGCGCTCGGTGGCATCAAGGAAATGGGCGGCTTGCCCGATATCCTGTTCATCATCGACACGAACAAGGAAAAGCTGGCCGTTCAGGAAGCCAATAAGCTCGGCATCCCGGTCATCGCCGTCCTCGACAGCAATTCCGACCCGGCCGGCGTCACCTATCCGATCCCAGGCAATGACGACGCCATTCGCGCCATCATGCTGTATTGCGAGCTGATCTCCGGCGCCGTGCTGGATGGTATCAGTGCCGAGATGGCGGCCTCCGGCCGTGACATCGGCGCCGATGAGGAACTTCCCGAGGTGCTGCTGCCCGATGGCGCCTCCGAGATCCTGATCGAGCCGGCGATGGAAGCCTCGCCCGAGACGGCCGAGTTCGAGCCGGTCTCGGACGCGACCTTGATCGAGACGGCCTCTGAGACCGTGCCCGAGACGGCGAACGCCTGA
- the tsf gene encoding translation elongation factor Ts, which translates to MAEITAALVKDLREKSGAGMMDCKKALTESGGDLDGAIDWLRKKGLSAAAKKSGRVAAEGLIGVASRPNVAAMVEINAETDFVARNETFQDFVTTVATIALDVGEDVEAIKAASFPGTGHSVAEQLTQMVATIGEHMTIRRVRVLKVSSGTVATYVHNALKPGLGKIGVLVALEAPSELAALEQLGRQVGMHVAATRPDALDVDAVDPQALARERDVLSEQARASGKPEAIIEKMVEGRIRKYYEEVVLLEQVWVHDGESRVRAVVAKSGAKLVGFDRFHLGEGIEKQVTDFAAEVAATAGLAPVV; encoded by the coding sequence ATGGCTGAGATCACCGCCGCTCTGGTCAAAGACCTGCGCGAGAAGTCCGGTGCGGGCATGATGGACTGCAAGAAGGCGCTCACCGAATCCGGTGGCGACCTCGACGGCGCCATCGACTGGCTGCGCAAGAAGGGCCTGTCCGCCGCCGCCAAGAAGTCTGGCCGCGTTGCCGCGGAAGGGCTGATCGGCGTCGCCAGCCGCCCGAACGTGGCCGCCATGGTCGAGATCAATGCCGAGACCGATTTCGTCGCGCGCAACGAAACCTTCCAGGATTTCGTCACGACGGTCGCCACGATCGCGCTCGACGTCGGTGAAGATGTCGAGGCCATCAAGGCCGCGAGCTTCCCCGGCACCGGCCATTCCGTGGCTGAGCAGTTGACGCAGATGGTCGCGACCATCGGTGAGCATATGACCATTCGCCGCGTCCGCGTGCTGAAGGTCAGCAGCGGCACGGTTGCGACCTATGTGCATAACGCCCTGAAGCCGGGCCTCGGCAAGATCGGCGTTCTCGTGGCGCTGGAAGCGCCGAGCGAGCTGGCGGCTTTGGAGCAGCTTGGCCGCCAGGTCGGCATGCATGTGGCTGCGACCCGCCCCGATGCGCTCGATGTCGATGCCGTCGATCCGCAGGCCTTGGCGCGCGAGCGCGATGTGCTGAGCGAGCAGGCGCGCGCGTCCGGCAAGCCCGAGGCGATCATCGAAAAGATGGTCGAAGGGCGTATCCGGAAATACTACGAAGAAGTCGTTCTGCTTGAGCAGGTCTGGGTGCATGACGGCGAAAGCCGGGTGCGCGCGGTCGTTGCAAAGTCCGGCGCGAAGTTGGTCGGTTTCGACCGCTTCCATCTGGGTGAGGGCATCGAGAAGCAGGTCACGGATTTCGCCGCGGAAGTGGCGGCAACCGCGGGTCTTGCACCGGTCGTCTAA
- the frr gene encoding ribosome recycling factor: MEGAIETLRKDCSGLRTGRASPALLEPVQVEAYGTSTPLTQVGTIAVPEARMITVQVWDRSLVNAVVAAIRDSGLGLNPSGDGQIVRVPIPQLTGERRVELAKAANRYAEGARIAVRGVRRDGMEQIKAAEKKSLISKDEASDWSEEVQKLTDSFVKRVDEVAAEKDREIRQV; encoded by the coding sequence ATGGAGGGCGCGATCGAGACGCTGCGCAAGGATTGCAGCGGCTTGCGCACCGGTCGTGCGAGCCCCGCCTTGTTGGAGCCGGTGCAGGTCGAGGCCTATGGCACCAGCACGCCGCTGACCCAGGTCGGCACGATTGCGGTGCCGGAAGCGCGCATGATCACGGTCCAGGTCTGGGATCGCAGCCTGGTCAATGCCGTGGTCGCCGCCATTCGCGATTCTGGCCTGGGCCTCAATCCCAGCGGTGACGGCCAGATCGTGCGCGTGCCCATTCCGCAGTTGACGGGTGAGCGTCGCGTCGAACTGGCAAAGGCCGCCAATCGCTATGCCGAAGGCGCGCGTATCGCGGTGCGCGGCGTGCGGCGTGATGGGATGGAGCAGATCAAGGCGGCGGAGAAGAAAAGCCTGATCAGCAAGGATGAGGCGTCGGATTGGTCCGAGGAAGTGCAGAAGCTGACCGACAGCTTCGTGAAGCGCGTCGATGAGGTTGCCGCCGAAAAAGATCGTGAGATTCGTCAGGTATGA